In Necator americanus strain Aroian chromosome IV, whole genome shotgun sequence, the following proteins share a genomic window:
- a CDS encoding hypothetical protein (NECATOR_CHRIV.G15030.T1), producing the protein MGLNQQTGVLEKMVSFRETNFDDGNRLPDRTSSFVSNLKGITDVTSSRGKDQPLQCLGALKKKKKYS; encoded by the coding sequence ATGGGACTCAACCAACAGACCGGTGTGCTCGAAAAAATGGTATCATTCCGCGAAACTAACTTCGACGACGGTAATCGTTTGCCAGACCGAACTTCATCATTCGTCTCAAATTTGAAAGGAATCACTGACGTCACCAGCTCACGAGGCAAGGATCAACCTCTTCAATGCTTGGGTgcactgaagaaaaagaagaaatatagtTAG
- a CDS encoding hypothetical protein (NECATOR_CHRIV.G15031.T1) → MYRISESSRHAITIPFHKKFADLRNYRGISLLRVMYKIWSGLSWTGAFRADGVPGKFLRPLDDMNQRTAAAFRKILEIVLAPSGSREPGPSGCRDPDDTKTILADLEYAKDVVAFMES, encoded by the exons ATGTACAGGATATCGGAATCTTCGAGACACGCTATCACAATTCCTTTTCACAAGAAGTTTGCCGACCTTAGGaactatcgaggaatctctttgctgcgtgttatgtacaaaatttggagcggattatcctggacag GAGCatttcgcgccgatggagtgcCAGGAAAGTTCCTTCGCCCACTTGATGACATGAACCAACGAACAGCTGCTGCATTTCGAAAAA TACTCGagattgtcttagcaccatcaggatcTCGAGAACCTGGACCATCAGGGTGTCGAGACCCTGATGACACTAAGACAATCTTGgctgatctcgagtacgccaaGGATGTCGTTGCATTCATGGAAAGCTAG
- a CDS encoding hypothetical protein (NECATOR_CHRIV.G15029.T2), translated as MHVLSFSQLTWHCDFRSEVVPIDDFGLLNAKISSEIAMACTIILVLEVALLSIAVDGLDNCHGSSLSNNYRDYIYEAVKNEIPDLEYNCFYEQVALQRFWEKFAPERRGDSRFDKRIHETASKGNDTLQYSFFEAAAKAWKDKKLEYKSSFGCNVQQRSGKSRLVCLFF; from the exons ATGCATGTCTTGTCTTTCAGTCAACTCACCTGGCACTGCGATTTCCGATCAGAAGTG GTTCCAATAGACGATTTTGGATTGCTGAATGCAAAAA taTCCTCAGAAATAGCGATGGCATGTACGATCATCCTAGTTCTAGAG GTCGCCCTTCTTTCAATTGCCGTCGATGGTCTTGATAATTGTCATGGTTCCtctctttcaaataattatCGTGACTACATATATGAGGCAGTGAAAAACGAGATACCAGATCTG GAATATAACTGCTTTTACGAGCAAGTTGCTCTTCAACGTTTCTGGGAGAAGTTCGCACCAGAAAGGAGAGGCGACAGCCGTTTTGATAAAAGAATTCATGAAAC AGCTTCAAAAGGCAACGACACTTTGCAGTACAGTTTCTTCGAAGCTGCAGCCAAAGCGTGGAAGGACAAGAAA TTGGAGTACAAAAGCAGCTTCGGATGTAACGTTCAGCAGAGAAGTGGCAAATCCAGACTCGTTtgtcttttcttctaa
- a CDS encoding hypothetical protein (NECATOR_CHRIV.G15029.T1): MACTIILVLEVALLSIAVDGLDNCHGSSLSNNYRDYIYEAVKNEIPDLEYNCFYEQVALQRFWEKFAPERRGDSRFDKRIHETASKGNDTLQYSFFEAAAKAWKDKKLEYKSSFGCNVQQRSGKSRLVCLFF; this comes from the exons ATGGCATGTACGATCATCCTAGTTCTAGAG GTCGCCCTTCTTTCAATTGCCGTCGATGGTCTTGATAATTGTCATGGTTCCtctctttcaaataattatCGTGACTACATATATGAGGCAGTGAAAAACGAGATACCAGATCTG GAATATAACTGCTTTTACGAGCAAGTTGCTCTTCAACGTTTCTGGGAGAAGTTCGCACCAGAAAGGAGAGGCGACAGCCGTTTTGATAAAAGAATTCATGAAAC AGCTTCAAAAGGCAACGACACTTTGCAGTACAGTTTCTTCGAAGCTGCAGCCAAAGCGTGGAAGGACAAGAAA TTGGAGTACAAAAGCAGCTTCGGATGTAACGTTCAGCAGAGAAGTGGCAAATCCAGACTCGTTtgtcttttcttctaa